The Yamadazyma tenuis chromosome 2, complete sequence sequence GATAAATGACGACGACGTATCGTCATGGGTCGCATTGGTGGCGAGGGACCCGCCGGTGGCATCAGCTTCGTCGTCAGACGAGAGTTGTGTGGGTTGTGACCAGTTGTCTGTTGGTAACGACGGCAATTGGGATATACCTAAACGAGACCCATAAGCGGGCCTTTCGTGGGTAACGGACTGGGAAAGTGAAGATGTAGAACGGTTCCGGTTGTATGTCTCATTGGGATGTTGCATAGTGACCAGAGGATTCCAGGGCATACAAACTGTGATATGCCAGAGGGTTGCTGTAATATGCCAAATCGCGCATTCAGGATTAGAGAAAACCTCACAAGACAACAGAGGAAAACACGCCATTTACAGGGGAAAAAAGAGGTAAAACAAACAGAGAAACGAGTGTATGCAACATGGTTTTACTCAAAGCGTCGCATTAGCCAAATGGCCGTCCGCAGAGTACAGGAATATGTTGCACTGAATATGGTGACCGAGCTCAACCGCCAGGCGAGAGCTCAAGATCGATCCATTATTATACTGCCTGTCAGTGGAGCTACTCTGGTCCAAATTGAGGAAACCCACAACGTTAGAGAGGACCTGTGTCACGAGGACTTTGGTGTTCACCAACCGTGGCATTCGTCCGCTCAAACCTTCTCGTTGAGAAAGGACCGGTTGAAACCACAGCCGTCACGATGAGCCTAAATTCCTCCACAGGCGCCCCAAATGATGAACCTTGCTTCACGAGCACCGATCTGCCACAGAAAACGCCTACAGGTCGTTGGCAGCAACTCCCGAAGAAGTTTAGCTGTCAATTTCCTGAGGTTCTTCCGTGACACAGGCAGATGCTGTGGAAAAAAAGTGCGGTGGGCATCGCGCGGGCTTTATATGAGAGAATTGGATGGGTGCACGCCCTCCTCCGACGGTGCGAATCCTAGTGGAGGGTGCGAtgctcatcttcaacagcGATGAGCAGCAGAAGTAAACGCAGTGGGCGGTCGTCCGAGAACGATTCGATCCCATTTGAAGGCGAGCACAGTTTAGGGGCCCTCGCCATAGTCGACTTGTTTTCACAGAGTTTCCAGCGCATACTTGACTCGCCTGATCTTCCAGAATTCATCCAGGTGGTCAAGGGCCTGTTGTACGAAAGACAGTTTCTTGAGGCATTTGACGACGACAATAAGCGGTTCGCGTACGCAGCGCGATGGACGCCGGCCCGATCATTAGCATATGCCTCACTTTTCTCGAGCTTGGAGCCGGTGAAGggtctttttgaagatccaGATAGTACCACCTCAGTGCTCTGTGTGGGAGGAGGAGCAGGCGGTGAGTTGGTGGGGTTGGCATCGGTTTTCTGTCGCTTGAAGGAGCACAACTCGACGTCGACATCCAACTTAGTGGTTAAAATCGTCGATATCGCCGATTGGAGCGCTATTGTGACGAATGTAACCAAGTACATGCAGCAGAATTGGTTGTATAAACCCGAGAAATTAACCACTCAGTTCATTCACAAAGACATCCTCGGAAACGGGTTTTCCGCCTACGGtgacttggatttgatcaCGTTGAtgttcaccaccaacgaGCTCTTTTCAGAAAAACGGGCTGAAACTATAAGGTTTTTGCAGACTTTAAACCGGCTGTGCAAACAGGGTGCACACTTGTTAATAGCCGAAAGTGCCGGGTCATATTCGCATATAACGGTGGGAACCAAAAAGTTTCCCGTTCAGTTCATCATCGACACGGTTTTATTGGGCAAACAGGGCGAGGACACTGGGGCATGGGATTTGGTGGATCAGAGTGATAGCTGCTGGTACCGCATCGATGAGAAAGAGGTGGACTATCcgatgaagttggagaacATGCGGTTTTTCTACCGGCTATATgagaagaaatgaagtGCGTGTGTGTGTGCGTTTGGGTATCTGTAGTTCCATAGATCTGTACTTTCCCTAAAATCTGTACTTTATCTTGAACCTTGTTTTATTGCCGAAGGGCTGCGAATCTATTTTCCAGGCGCGAAAACATACTCCCCAGCCatgtcttcttcctcagaaagacttcttcttccacaatCAGGCACCCGGTGCCGTGTTGAAAACACTGGCTTGGTGATCATTGACCAGTCGCTTCTAAACCCCGCACATTCGCTGTCTTACGCCTGTTTCCCCAGCGGTGCCAGTGGCCCTACCTCCCGCACCATTCTTTTCGAAGACATATTATGGTGTGAACAGCTCCATGAAACCACATACGCCGTCACGTACGCCACGCCTATCGGCACCAACATTGACACCATGACCTTCACTGCCACCATTGACGACGTGCCTACTGCGTATACACCCACCCAGTCACAGGATCTCAGTGCTCACATTTTGCAACGGGCGTACGGCACAAGCATTGTGAAGCCGTCAGTGTTGGTGCTCATCAATCCCCACGGTGGCCAGGGCAAGGCCAAGAGTATCTACACGCACCGTATCCAGCCGGTGTTGGAGGCGGCCAAGGCAGACATTACGGTGATAGAAACACTATACTCCAAGCACGCGATGGACGTGGCCCGAGAATTGGATATAGACAAATACGACATCATTGCGTGCTGCTCCGGCGACGGGATCCCGCACGAGGTTATCAACGGGTTCTACCAGCGGCCAGATAAAGGTGCTGCTgccttcaacaagttggtggtgacaCAATTACCGTGTGGGTCTGGAAATGCGTTGACGTTGAGCACTCATGGCAGTAATCGGGCTGCCGTGGCCACCTTCCGGATGTTGAAGTCAGAGAAGACGCAGATGGATCTCATGGCTCTCACCCAACTTGACGATGATGGCCACGAGCAAACCAGTCTTTCGTTTCTCTCTCAGTGCTATGGTGCCATATCAGATAGCGACATAGGTACTGAACACTTGCGATGGATGGGTCCTATTCGGTTCGACTTAGGGGTGGTTCAGAGGACGTTGAGCAGGGCTGTGTATCCTTGTGAAGTGTAtgtcaagtacttgaccaccaccaaggaTGAGTTGGTGTCGTATTTCAACCAATGCGTTGGCCAGGCTAAAGAAACGCATgttatcaccaaagaaaccCTTGACATAAAGGGGCCTAAGCTCACCGAGAGCCCCCCATCTGATTGGATCCAGGTGGACCAGAGTTTGACCGACAACTTGAGTATCTTCTACGTGGGAAACATGCCTATGGTTTCGTCAAACACTCAGTTTTTTCCTGCTGCTCTTCCTAATGATGGTTCAATGGACATGATCATCACTGACGCCCGTACGTCGCTTCCTAAAGCATTGCGGGCATTGTTGGCAATTGAGAAAGGAACTCACGTCGATGAGCTCTTTGTTTCTCATCACAAGGTGACTAGCTATCGATTGGTGCCCAAATTACCGGAGAATTCGAAACACTATCTCTCGGTAGATGGAGAAGACTTCCCGTTCAGAGCCTTCCAGGTAGAGGTACTTCCGAGCGTGTTGACTACGTTGACGAGTGACGGGAACTACGTGCCCACCAGCTTCCGCAATTAGACCTATTTTCTGTACCAATGAACATATTTATGCTTGGATAACCATCACTCTTTGTATGTGAGCTTTTGGATCATTTTCTCGCTAAGATCCCGGAGCATCTGGTCATAATTACGCTGTTTGTTTACCAACTCGTGCTCTAGAATAGACTCGTTTTTGAGATAACTGGACACAAGATCGGAAATGGCAACCGCAATAAACGAGTTGATTTCTCTCAACAACAGCATATGGTTTTCGTGGAAATACTGCTTCTCGGCAAAGGATGAATGAAGCGATTCTAAGTACACAATGGAGTCCTGGTAGAGCATGGACCGCAACGAATCCTGGCACTTTTGGATCAATTCGTTGTAaaacttgatgatgatgttgttggaaaGCTGTGCCATGTTGAAAGATTGATCTAAGTTTTCGTTGGCTGTTTGAGTTTGCTGGATATATCTCTTTTGTTCTTTCAAAACTTCCAGTAACTCATTGTATTTTGCAATATAGTAGTTGTTGTTAGAAATAATTTCCACTTTTTCCTGGTTAATCCTGTCAATGGTTTGAAGATACCCATTGAGCTTATCTTCTAATTCTTTGGCATTGTTTGTTTCAGATTCAAGCTGAACGCAAAGCGAGTTTATCTTGATCTCTTGTTGCTCCAGCTGTCCtttcaaggagttggaaagcTCAGAAATAACTTTaacttctttctcttttgcagccatattttcttccaaaccaCGAATCTCCTGCAACAAGTTTTCAGTCTTGTCGTGCAATTCCTTATGTATTATATGAATCTGCTTTTTAGttctttccaattccatgttttcttcaatagCTTCCATATTCGACCTTTGGAGCTTGGTGCAttcatgttcaacttttgaCAATTCTTGGGTTTTCTGTTTGAGCTGGGATTGTAACGACACAATCTCATTCGATCTGGAAAGCAAGTCGGAGGTGGTTTCAGTTTCCAACTTCTGAGAAGTTTTGATCATGTTAAAGAGCAAATCTAAGTCATTCTGAGCTTCTCTTGAGACATCTAGCTCAAAGTGAagatcaacaatttcaGCCTCGAGACCCTCAATCGAGTCTGTTAAAGCAGCATTTGTAGTTATCAACTCCATCAGATCCTTCATGAGCCTAtcgttatcatcaacaagctTTTCGATCCTCTGAGTGATCTTACCTGTTTGAGGGTATTTGGAAGCAAGACATTTCTCAATCTCGTTCATCTGCTGCTGGAAAAtgtctttggtgattgaCTGCAACAACTGCTTGGTTTCCAAATCGTGGTTTTTGTTTGACATGGTTTCATTAATTACCCCCAATTTCTGAAGCTcttcttggagatggttTCTTTCAGCAGACAAGGTGATGTTTTGGGCCCCCAAATCAGTGTTTTCTTGCTGCAAGTAGCTGTTTTGGTGGGTAGCGTCTGCCAATAATTGAATTTTGTCATCATGGTCTTTCAATTTGGCCTGGTATTCAGCAATCTTTAAGAGGTACTCTTCGAGAGTGGTTTGGGATTCCTGGGCTTTAGTCTTATAGTCTTGGATCTGATCTTGATACTCGTGAACCTTCCTCTCATAGTCATAAATCTTGGTTTGGGAATCTTTCATCAGCGTTTCATACtcctgcttcttcttgtccCACCCTGCTTCCATTCTCTCATGCTCACTAATCTTAGTGCCCAAGGCATCTAGTTCGATCTGCCTTTCCTCTAACATAACCTCCATCGTCTCACCTTTCTGTTTGTGCCCATTCAACTTACGTACGTAATCCTCTTCCCGTGCTTGAGATTCTTCTAAAAGTCTCTCGTAGACACTAACCTTTGTTTCGTAGGCCTCTAACTTTTCCTTGTACGTCTGGATCTTGGAGTGGTTCTCCCGTTTGGCCTCCTTCAAAAGATCAGAACTTTCCCTATactccttcaatttgaaagCCGCTGTCTGTAAGGTGCTGATGACGGCTGAGACCTTCATGGTTCTTTCTGGGAtttccaactcgtccaTCAAAGTGTCGACTACCTCCTTCATCTGCACCTGTTCGGACAGATCAATGCTCATCATTCCCAACGCCAGACCAGCATCCGAGTCATCATAGTCAGTTTCTTGtgtctcttcttcaccaactggGCACAGGGACTCTCTCTCGGGAGAGTCCAAACCCTCTAACAAGTCTCCTACGAGGGTGTTGGGGACTTTGAGGGAGTTTATTCTAAGATGGTTGTTTCTATCGGCAACCGTGTCCAACCAGCACCCCAGGTTCTCGGGGTCGCTGGCAAGGGATGGGTCGGTTTGGACGTTGGTTTGTGGTGCTCTGGTGGTTTGTGCTCTGGTGGttttcaaggtgttgatgtcCGCATGGGTAAGAGAAGTCTCGTTGGACTCATCAAATGCGGGGTTGGAAGGGCTGAAATGAACAGACTTCAGGGGTTTCTGCAAGGTACAAAAGCCTCTGTAATGGGAGGAGAGGGCCAGCAAGCTGCAGCTTTTTTTGAGAGACTGGTTTTCAAAAGGATCAATACTCACGTCTGTGGCATCCCAATCGAGATTCAGTTCGGGAAATATGATTGATTGGGACCGTTTAAGGAGAGACGAGGCGCCAAAGGGAGAAAGCGCTTCGGAGGAGGAACTAGTACGCACGCAGTTGGTGGGGAGGGGGTTGGTGACAAGGCCACCGGAGCTTCCGGAGAGAAGACGCTTGAacatgtttgtggatttgatTTGCAGCCGCGAgattttgatttgggtgtatgggtcaaaTATGAAATAGAACTTTAAGGACGCATCGGTCGGAAGTTCGGTAAGTTCATGGGTCTCGGATTTAGATGCATTACTCCCACTAGTACCATCCACTTAACAGCCCCCATCATCGTCTAAACCCTAAATGCATGGCTCGCAAAAAAGAAGTTAGTATCTGCATATAGCCCGAGCTAAGGTTCTTCTATTGATCTTTTCAGATGCTTTGAGAAAAGGATCTGCACACAGTTTCGCTTACAGGttgtttcttgtttctTATACAGCACCTCTGGGTGCTCGCAAACAAAAACTCCGACATGATGTAATACTCAGCGGCTGCGCTACGTGTCCTGAGTGCCCTTGCTAACCTACATGGACAAGTGTACCTGAAATCCCCTGAAACGATGGACGTGTATATACCCGACAAATTTTTCTGGTCGCGCCAAAAACCAAACGCAATCTCCCTTTCATGCTTATAAGATCTCTAGAGAACAGCGTTACCACTTTTTTGACAACTAAGCATTTTTGACCATTTTTATCACTGCCACCGCCTACCCATTCTGgctccaacaacaactaACCCCATCCATCCATAAAACACACACATAAACTCACAAGATGAATTTTGTATCAGTTCGAAGGAAATACCTCCGgcttttgttgatggtgttcATGGTATCGATGCTTACACTCCTGACCATCGCCAGCCTCCGGATGGCCGATTACGATCTTCTTGCGATTGACATAACTAATGGTGCTGCCACTGCCTACTTTGGTCGGTTGTTCAAGGCATTTGGTGAAACTTCTGTCCAAGAAAAGGTAGATTTCGACATCGAAGTCGATAAtattttcaacaccaagcaGAA is a genomic window containing:
- a CDS encoding 25S rRNA (uracil(2843)-N(3))-methyltransferase (COG:S; EggNog:ENOG503NWP5) is translated as MSSRSKRSGRSSENDSIPFEGEHSLGALAIVDLFSQSFQRILDSPDLPEFIQVVKGSLYERQFLEAFDDDNKRFAYAARWTPARSLAYASLFSSLEPVKGLFEDPDSTTSVLCVGGGAGGELVGLASVFCRLKEHNSTSTSNLVVKIVDIADWSAIVTNVTKYMQQNWLYKPEKLTTQFIHKDILGNGFSAYGDLDLITLMFTTNELFSEKRAETIRFLQTLNRSCKQGAHLLIAESAGSYSHITVGTKKFPVQFIIDTVLLGKQGEDTGAWDLVDQSDSCWYRIDEKEVDYPMKLENMRFFYRLYEKK
- the LCB4 gene encoding sphinganine kinase lcb4 (COG:I,T; EggNog:ENOG503NVE8) → MSSSSERLLLPQSGTRCRVENTGLVIIDQSLLNPAHSSSYACFPSGASGPTSRTILFEDILWCEQLHETTYAVTYATPIGTNIDTMTFTATIDDVPTAYTPTQSQDLSAHILQRAYGTSIVKPSVLVLINPHGGQGKAKSIYTHRIQPVLEAAKADITVIETLYSKHAMDVARELDIDKYDIIACCSGDGIPHEVINGFYQRPDKGAAAFNKLVVTQLPCGSGNALTLSTHGSNRAAVATFRMLKSEKTQMDLMALTQLDDDGHEQTSLSFLSQCYGAISDSDIGTEHLRWMGPIRFDLGVVQRTLSRAVYPCEVYVKYLTTTKDELVSYFNQCVGQAKETHVITKETLDIKGPKLTESPPSDWIQVDQSLTDNLSIFYVGNMPMVSSNTQFFPAALPNDGSMDMIITDARTSLPKALRALLAIEKGTHVDELFVSHHKVTSYRLVPKLPENSKHYLSVDGEDFPFRAFQVEVLPSVLTTLTSDGNYVPTSFRN